From the Nocardiopsis changdeensis genome, one window contains:
- a CDS encoding ATP-binding protein, whose amino-acid sequence MSLHADRSHRTVTVHHGWFYGRPDQVAAVRAFVADRLGDCPVVDDAVLLTSELATNAVQHSPSGLPEAGFGVLIEHEHGHSVRVTVHDGGSYFDAPYVAQPAPDAEHGRGLFLVDALAHSWGSYATLSGRKTWFAKKCGS is encoded by the coding sequence ATGTCCCTCCATGCAGACAGGTCCCACCGCACGGTGACCGTCCACCACGGGTGGTTCTACGGCCGCCCTGACCAGGTCGCGGCTGTGCGCGCGTTCGTCGCCGACCGCTTGGGCGACTGCCCGGTGGTGGACGACGCGGTACTACTCACGAGCGAGTTGGCGACCAACGCCGTGCAGCACTCCCCGTCCGGCTTGCCCGAGGCCGGCTTCGGAGTCCTCATCGAGCACGAGCACGGCCACAGCGTGCGCGTCACCGTGCACGACGGCGGTTCGTATTTCGACGCCCCGTATGTGGCGCAGCCCGCACCCGACGCCGAACACGGCCGTGGCCTGTTCCTTGTGGACGCCCTTGCCCACTCATGGGGCAGCTACGCCACCCTCTCCGGCCGCAAGACCTGGTTCGCGAAAAAATGTGGTTCCTAA
- a CDS encoding helix-turn-helix domain-containing protein has protein sequence MSTDYQKALGRKVAKHRRQRGLSQREFAGLVGRSETWVSQVERGVRKVDRMVVLEKLAEVLEIPVSELAAEAPIVAASNEEPPGSSRLRLILSGSHALAALLRRNPATVDLDDLRRRVDHAWELTHASAYTELTEILESLIPDLESAARSVPNGERLELFRLLNAAYRACSSTLSRLGEYEAAWIAADRAITAAERAEDPLLMAAGEFRLCLTFQGARHYDQVEATAQTACEALSDLVAEGNPEAMSVYGALTLQRAVAAARGNKATVAYRHVAEAKRIADAIGGERNDFNTEFGPANVGLHEVSVAVDLGDAGVALRAAEEVDVSVLSPERRGRFLIDVARAQLQRRNVDGAVATLEEAERVTPEQVHSHPIVRQVVGDLMAIQDPAGSALTGLARRVGAL, from the coding sequence GTGAGCACCGACTACCAAAAGGCGCTCGGCCGCAAGGTGGCCAAGCACCGCAGGCAACGCGGTCTCTCCCAACGCGAGTTCGCCGGACTCGTCGGCCGCTCCGAGACCTGGGTGTCCCAGGTCGAACGCGGGGTGCGCAAGGTCGACCGCATGGTGGTCCTCGAAAAGCTGGCCGAGGTCCTGGAGATCCCCGTCTCCGAGCTCGCCGCCGAGGCCCCCATCGTCGCCGCCTCCAACGAGGAGCCTCCGGGCAGTAGCCGCCTGCGCCTGATCCTGAGCGGGTCGCATGCCCTGGCCGCGCTGCTGCGCCGCAACCCCGCGACGGTCGATCTGGACGACCTCCGCCGGCGGGTCGATCACGCCTGGGAGCTGACGCACGCCAGCGCCTACACGGAACTGACCGAGATCCTGGAATCGCTCATCCCGGACCTGGAGTCGGCCGCGCGCTCGGTGCCCAACGGCGAACGCCTGGAGCTGTTCCGGCTCCTCAACGCCGCGTACCGGGCCTGCTCCTCCACGCTCTCCCGCCTGGGTGAGTACGAAGCAGCGTGGATCGCCGCCGACCGCGCCATCACCGCCGCCGAGCGGGCGGAAGATCCGCTCCTCATGGCGGCCGGTGAGTTCCGCCTGTGCCTGACCTTCCAGGGTGCGCGCCACTACGACCAGGTAGAGGCCACCGCACAGACCGCGTGCGAGGCGCTGAGCGATCTCGTTGCGGAGGGTAACCCCGAGGCCATGTCCGTCTACGGGGCTCTGACACTGCAACGCGCGGTCGCCGCCGCCCGGGGCAACAAGGCGACGGTCGCCTATCGCCACGTGGCCGAGGCCAAGCGGATCGCGGACGCCATCGGCGGAGAGCGCAACGACTTCAACACCGAGTTCGGTCCGGCGAACGTGGGCCTGCACGAGGTGTCCGTGGCCGTGGACCTGGGCGACGCCGGGGTGGCGCTGCGAGCGGCGGAAGAGGTGGATGTGTCGGTCCTGTCGCCGGAACGCCGGGGCCGCTTCCTGATCGACGTCGCCCGTGCCCAGCTCCAGCGCCGCAACGTCGACGGTGCCGTGGCCACCCTGGAGGAGGCGGAGCGGGTCACGCCCGAACAGGTCCACTCGCATCCGATCGTGCGACAGGTCGTCGGCGACCTCATGGCGATTCAGGACCCTGCCGGGTCGGCACTCACCGGCCTTGCGAGGAGGGTGGGCGCACTCTGA
- a CDS encoding FtsK/SpoIIIE domain-containing protein translates to MLRQPKVGAAQTSPTLPTPAQGVRFTTPIVETPGIVVLASWIWRLTRFLVALPFRFPVMVSGLSVSVAAWWWLGWPGLAGLWAAASLVSLVWWRAWPDSHRRWVTLRVLAWWRHVTVYRRHWQPVLVIAGLAESYQERRYLPRIRRVTCDTWADRVRVSLVAGTAPADFEHKVSELAHGFAAPSCRVTVNGPRDITLEFPRRDTLAEPLDAFPMTHHVNLDALPVGRCEDGSPWVLKLHGTHVLVVGVTGSGKGSVIWSAVRAMLPAVANGTAQVWAIDPKRMELSYGRDLFAHYADDGESAVALLERAVADMQDRAERYAGKLRSHVPTTDDPFVIVVLDEVAFLTAYHPDRDVRRRAENAIATLTSQGRSVGFAVLAALQDPRKEVMNLRNLFPDKVALRLDEASQVDMVLGEGARDRGANAHLIDPTLPGVGYVRLEGSPAPVRVRAAYVSDEDITAMAGGYESGVVSGGEG, encoded by the coding sequence ATGCTGCGTCAGCCCAAGGTGGGTGCCGCCCAGACCTCCCCGACCCTCCCCACACCCGCCCAGGGGGTGCGGTTCACGACTCCAATCGTGGAAACCCCTGGCATCGTCGTCCTGGCCTCCTGGATCTGGCGGCTGACCCGGTTCCTGGTCGCGTTGCCGTTCCGATTCCCCGTCATGGTCTCCGGGCTGTCCGTCTCCGTCGCCGCCTGGTGGTGGCTGGGGTGGCCCGGTCTCGCCGGGCTCTGGGCCGCCGCCTCCCTGGTCTCGCTGGTGTGGTGGCGTGCCTGGCCCGACTCGCACCGGCGCTGGGTCACCCTGCGCGTTCTGGCGTGGTGGCGGCACGTCACCGTCTACCGACGCCACTGGCAACCGGTCCTGGTCATCGCCGGGCTGGCCGAGTCCTACCAGGAACGCCGCTACCTGCCCCGCATCCGCCGTGTCACCTGTGACACCTGGGCGGACCGGGTGCGGGTCTCCCTGGTGGCCGGCACCGCTCCGGCCGACTTCGAGCACAAGGTGTCCGAGCTGGCGCACGGGTTCGCCGCCCCGTCCTGCCGGGTGACCGTCAACGGTCCCCGCGACATCACCTTGGAGTTTCCCCGGCGCGACACCCTGGCCGAACCCCTCGACGCCTTTCCTATGACGCACCACGTGAACCTCGATGCCCTTCCTGTGGGGCGGTGTGAGGACGGCTCGCCCTGGGTGCTCAAGCTCCACGGCACACACGTCCTGGTGGTCGGTGTGACCGGCTCAGGCAAGGGCTCGGTGATCTGGTCGGCCGTCCGGGCAATGCTCCCGGCTGTGGCGAACGGGACGGCACAGGTGTGGGCGATCGACCCCAAGCGCATGGAGCTGTCCTACGGGCGGGACCTGTTCGCCCACTACGCCGACGACGGCGAATCCGCGGTGGCGCTGCTCGAACGAGCCGTGGCCGACATGCAGGACAGGGCCGAACGCTACGCGGGGAAACTGCGTTCCCACGTGCCCACGACCGATGACCCCTTCGTGATCGTGGTCCTGGACGAGGTCGCCTTCCTGACGGCCTACCACCCCGACCGGGACGTGCGCCGCCGGGCGGAGAACGCCATCGCCACCCTCACCTCACAGGGCCGTTCGGTCGGTTTCGCCGTCCTGGCCGCACTCCAGGACCCGCGCAAGGAGGTCATGAACCTGCGCAACCTCTTTCCCGACAAGGTCGCCCTGAGGTTGGACGAGGCCTCACAGGTGGACATGGTCCTCGGCGAGGGTGCCCGTGACCGGGGCGCGAACGCGCACCTGATCGACCCGACCCTTCCCGGTGTCGGCTACGTCCGCCTCGAAGGCTCACCGGCTCCGGTGCGAGTGCGGGCCGCGTATGTCTCCGACGAGGACATCACCGCGATGGCCGGGGGCTACGAATCGGGTGTTGTTTCCGGGGGTGAGGGCTGA
- a CDS encoding tyrosine-type recombinase/integrase → MSAAEGKDRRRGRRRAANGEGSVWQRKDGRWAFAGYVLATDGTYKRVQGYGRDQADARSKLNRLLADSDRGIPVASENWTVAEYLAYWLEHVVRAERRPKTVQGYEGVIRRYLVPGLGKKRLAKLTARDVRTFVTNIRQLCQCCRNGTDAARERPRCCALPRPECCGHRLSARMVQSIHAVLRNALQTAVREEVIPRNVASLVKVAPPRYTVNRGLDVAQSRRLLKEAEGDRFHALYVLALCLGLRRGELLGLRWRDIDLEAGRLEVVHTLQRVDGKLSLVPPKTEDSARTVPLPGFCVDALKAHRRRQFAERSDAFPDWEEQGLVFPSRRGTPLEPDNLRRSWEPLRRAAGLEGMRFHDLRHTCVTLLLNLEVPPQVVREIVGHSDIGVTMTIYAHASLDDKRRALGKLGDALG, encoded by the coding sequence GTGAGCGCCGCAGAGGGCAAGGACCGCCGCAGAGGCCGCCGACGTGCCGCCAACGGCGAGGGAAGCGTCTGGCAGCGCAAGGACGGCCGGTGGGCCTTCGCTGGATACGTGCTGGCCACTGACGGCACGTACAAGCGCGTCCAGGGCTACGGCCGCGACCAGGCCGACGCACGGTCCAAGCTGAACAGGCTTCTGGCCGACTCCGACCGGGGCATCCCGGTCGCCTCCGAGAACTGGACGGTGGCCGAGTACCTGGCCTACTGGCTGGAACACGTGGTGCGGGCCGAGCGCCGCCCCAAGACGGTGCAGGGGTACGAGGGCGTCATACGCCGCTACCTCGTCCCCGGCCTGGGGAAGAAGCGGCTGGCCAAGCTGACGGCCCGGGACGTGCGGACCTTCGTCACGAACATTCGGCAACTGTGCCAGTGCTGCCGCAACGGCACCGACGCCGCCCGGGAGCGCCCCCGGTGCTGCGCGCTCCCCCGGCCCGAGTGCTGCGGGCACCGGCTGTCGGCGCGCATGGTGCAGTCCATTCACGCCGTGCTGCGCAACGCGCTCCAGACGGCGGTGCGGGAGGAGGTCATCCCGCGCAACGTGGCGTCCCTGGTGAAGGTCGCTCCCCCGCGCTACACGGTGAACCGGGGCCTGGACGTGGCGCAGTCCCGGCGACTGCTCAAGGAGGCCGAGGGCGACCGGTTCCACGCGCTGTACGTCCTGGCGCTGTGCCTGGGCCTGCGGCGCGGGGAGCTGCTCGGGCTGCGCTGGCGTGACATCGACCTGGAGGCCGGCCGCCTGGAGGTGGTCCACACCCTCCAACGGGTCGACGGGAAGCTGTCGCTGGTGCCGCCCAAGACGGAGGACTCGGCGCGCACGGTGCCCCTGCCGGGGTTCTGCGTGGACGCGCTCAAGGCCCATCGGAGGCGCCAGTTCGCCGAGCGCTCGGACGCCTTCCCCGACTGGGAGGAACAGGGCCTGGTGTTCCCCTCGCGCCGGGGCACTCCCCTGGAGCCGGACAACCTGCGCCGGAGCTGGGAGCCGCTGCGCCGGGCGGCGGGCCTGGAGGGGATGCGCTTCCACGACCTGCGGCACACGTGCGTGACGCTGCTGCTGAACCTGGAGGTGCCGCCGCAGGTGGTCCGGGAGATCGTGGGGCACAGCGACATCGGGGTCACGATGACGATCTACGCGCACGCCTCGCTGGACGACAAGCGGCGTGCTCTGGGGAAGCTCGGGGACGCGCTCGGATGA
- a CDS encoding helix-turn-helix domain-containing protein has product MTELLLTVEEAAERLRVSRWMVYNLIRSRTLRTVKIGRRRLVPVAALPECLEALEDAA; this is encoded by the coding sequence ATGACAGAACTCCTCCTGACCGTCGAAGAGGCCGCCGAGCGCCTGCGCGTGAGCCGCTGGATGGTCTACAACCTCATCCGCTCCCGCACGCTCCGCACGGTCAAGATCGGGCGCCGCCGCCTGGTGCCCGTCGCCGCGCTCCCCGAGTGCTTGGAAGCCCTGGAGGACGCCGCGTGA
- a CDS encoding putative quinol monooxygenase, translating to MFGLSVRFTLKDDAAADGFDALVAETLPLIRENEPGTLVYAVHTVEGKPLERIFYELYADRDAFDAHEEQPHVKRFLNARGAFLASVDVDVLSLLDAKGVQG from the coding sequence ATGTTCGGCCTGTCTGTGCGGTTCACGCTCAAGGACGATGCCGCCGCCGACGGCTTCGACGCCCTGGTGGCGGAGACGCTTCCGCTCATCCGCGAGAACGAGCCGGGCACGCTCGTCTACGCGGTCCACACAGTGGAGGGCAAGCCGCTGGAGCGGATCTTCTACGAGCTGTACGCCGACCGCGACGCCTTCGACGCGCACGAGGAGCAGCCGCACGTGAAGCGCTTCCTGAACGCTCGCGGTGCGTTCCTGGCCTCGGTGGACGTGGACGTCCTCTCCCTGCTGGACGCCAAGGGTGTTCAGGGGTGA
- a CDS encoding metallophosphoesterase family protein, which produces MSWEAIRAYDFRGAARRLREALSRIRAGRAWRWSCVVVAGLVGGWLGLALAGQVVTPIGPADVTLSLSPQWRGETVVNVAPLGQLAFDTHSAPLRLEATISDIRLSAAQEMFADPDAINRMAAGIGSDLREGVIALVVRSILAAALGAAVMGLLLFRNAWRALAGSGVCLAVLAGSGAAAGYTFNPSAIAEPRYTGLIAGAPQVVGSAEEVVGRFNEYQEQLAGLVGNVAMIYEATSGLPVYEEDETVIRVLHVSDIQLNPASWSIIRTLREQYAVDFIVDSGDLTDRGSAAEDVFADEIGELDVPYVWVRGQHDSMGTQRAVAAQPNAVVLDGEIREVGGLTLYGAGDPRYTPDATRLNPTAEGVAALGEEQAAEVIGSREEVDLALLHTQTQAEAFDGVVPLVLTGGDHLRSTRVSDEGTRFLVQGSTGGAGLRGLDHGRGRPTPYQASVLYFDSETGRLQARDDIDLGGLGLTSAQVERHIEADPDRPVGEPSPDADEESDDGGRDR; this is translated from the coding sequence GCGCCTCCGCGAGGCCCTGTCCCGGATACGGGCCGGCCGGGCCTGGCGCTGGAGCTGCGTCGTCGTCGCGGGCCTGGTCGGCGGATGGCTCGGCCTGGCGCTGGCCGGCCAGGTCGTCACCCCGATCGGACCCGCGGACGTCACCCTGAGCCTCAGCCCCCAGTGGCGGGGCGAGACCGTCGTCAACGTGGCGCCCCTGGGGCAGCTCGCCTTCGACACCCACAGCGCGCCGCTGCGGCTGGAGGCGACCATCTCCGACATCCGGCTCTCCGCGGCCCAGGAGATGTTCGCCGACCCCGACGCCATCAACCGGATGGCCGCCGGGATCGGCTCCGACCTGCGCGAGGGGGTCATCGCCCTGGTGGTCCGGTCGATCCTCGCCGCGGCGCTGGGCGCGGCCGTCATGGGCCTGCTGCTGTTCCGCAACGCGTGGCGGGCGCTGGCCGGGTCCGGGGTCTGCCTGGCGGTCCTGGCCGGCTCCGGGGCGGCCGCCGGGTACACCTTCAACCCGAGCGCCATCGCCGAGCCCCGCTACACCGGCCTGATCGCGGGCGCCCCCCAGGTCGTCGGCAGCGCCGAGGAGGTCGTGGGCCGGTTCAACGAGTACCAGGAGCAGCTCGCCGGGCTGGTCGGCAACGTCGCGATGATCTACGAGGCGACCTCGGGCCTGCCGGTGTACGAGGAGGACGAGACGGTCATCCGGGTGCTGCACGTGTCCGACATCCAGCTCAACCCGGCGTCGTGGAGCATCATCCGCACCCTGCGGGAGCAGTACGCCGTCGACTTCATCGTGGACTCCGGCGACCTCACCGACCGGGGCAGCGCCGCCGAGGACGTGTTCGCCGACGAGATCGGCGAACTCGACGTCCCCTACGTGTGGGTGCGCGGGCAGCACGACTCCATGGGCACCCAGCGCGCGGTGGCGGCCCAGCCCAACGCCGTGGTGCTGGACGGGGAGATCCGCGAGGTCGGCGGGCTCACCCTGTACGGGGCGGGGGACCCCCGCTACACGCCCGACGCGACCCGGCTCAACCCGACGGCCGAAGGCGTGGCCGCGCTCGGCGAGGAGCAGGCGGCGGAGGTCATCGGGAGCCGGGAGGAGGTCGACCTCGCCCTCCTGCACACGCAGACGCAGGCGGAGGCGTTCGACGGGGTCGTCCCGCTGGTGCTCACCGGCGGCGACCACCTGCGCTCCACCCGGGTCTCCGACGAGGGCACCCGGTTCCTCGTCCAGGGCTCCACCGGCGGCGCCGGGCTGCGTGGCCTTGATCACGGCCGGGGGCGGCCGACCCCGTACCAGGCCTCGGTGCTGTACTTCGACTCCGAGACCGGGCGGCTGCAGGCCCGCGACGACATCGACCTGGGCGGGCTCGGGCTGACGTCGGCCCAGGTCGAACGCCACATCGAGGCCGACCCGGACCGGCCGGTGGGCGAGCCCTCGCCGGACGCCGACGAGGAGTCCGACGACGGCGGACGGGACCGCTGA
- a CDS encoding HEPN domain-containing protein, whose translation MIDITPTKMDAVPGNFWLSTSPEKRIPGFLTLNSGWPKIELMGELLPVFEVADESPTHTSYKAAPHSQPDAIIHGIISAPRGKVTLSGAHIKKSNTALFGDAVVQQTLSSDEAFIGAHLESPRQKFSKLQFSTERLGYWAEIDGVSAKMKPDFSSFEIHYEKKERPEIDLTVIPGTLRLHQKVSFTRPTHAGAGVKTSTWLRFDSREKATVNDYREMIAGPVSNLLTFLFGKYCHVGKIEVADPGIESANWIEVVRYSNDFDDSDTKQSPFLDLEGIGLENLGKFIDNSTKLQIFSNIIAGADSRDSSLEGKFVQLAFAAEGLHRTLNSSAKFFTREEAEPVLKAIKGCEAENHVKERIAGAAKQYLGELSFPQRLLSLAQIAELSAPGISGKTKLWKEGITQLRNGLAHGSSLEITNEKVNSYYILTESLHWILKLCILSESGLPSEKIKQGLENHESYTKFKTSARNYLPRVYEA comes from the coding sequence ATGATCGATATAACACCCACGAAAATGGATGCAGTTCCTGGAAATTTCTGGCTCTCAACATCGCCGGAAAAAAGGATCCCAGGATTCTTAACTTTGAATAGTGGCTGGCCGAAAATTGAGTTGATGGGAGAACTGCTCCCAGTTTTTGAAGTCGCGGACGAGAGCCCAACCCATACGTCTTACAAGGCGGCCCCTCACTCTCAACCAGATGCTATTATCCACGGAATAATCAGCGCCCCCCGAGGAAAAGTAACACTCTCAGGGGCTCATATAAAAAAGAGCAATACCGCTCTTTTTGGGGATGCGGTCGTCCAGCAGACCCTTTCCTCGGACGAAGCATTCATTGGAGCACACTTGGAGAGCCCTCGGCAAAAGTTCTCCAAGCTTCAATTTTCAACAGAGCGGCTGGGCTACTGGGCGGAAATCGATGGGGTTTCAGCGAAAATGAAGCCCGACTTCAGCTCTTTTGAAATTCACTACGAAAAAAAGGAGCGCCCGGAAATCGACTTGACAGTCATCCCCGGAACTCTCCGCCTCCACCAAAAAGTTAGCTTCACACGGCCCACACACGCAGGCGCCGGAGTAAAGACTTCGACTTGGCTGCGGTTCGACTCCAGAGAGAAGGCAACAGTCAACGACTATCGAGAAATGATAGCAGGCCCGGTGTCAAATCTTTTGACATTCCTATTCGGCAAGTACTGCCACGTGGGAAAGATAGAAGTTGCCGACCCAGGGATCGAATCAGCAAACTGGATAGAGGTGGTCCGATACTCTAACGATTTCGACGACTCTGATACGAAGCAGAGCCCCTTCCTAGACCTTGAAGGCATTGGCCTGGAAAACCTCGGAAAATTTATCGACAATAGTACAAAACTACAGATTTTTTCTAACATCATCGCTGGGGCGGATTCCAGAGATTCATCTCTGGAAGGAAAATTTGTGCAGCTGGCCTTCGCAGCGGAGGGTCTACACCGAACCCTGAACTCTAGCGCCAAGTTTTTCACAAGGGAAGAGGCAGAACCCGTCCTGAAAGCCATCAAGGGGTGCGAGGCAGAAAATCACGTGAAGGAAAGAATCGCGGGCGCCGCGAAGCAGTATCTTGGAGAGCTCAGCTTTCCACAGCGCCTGCTATCTCTAGCGCAAATTGCGGAACTTTCGGCACCTGGAATATCCGGAAAAACTAAACTATGGAAAGAAGGCATTACTCAACTTAGAAATGGACTGGCACACGGATCCTCTCTGGAAATAACAAATGAAAAAGTCAACAGTTACTATATTCTGACGGAATCTCTCCATTGGATCCTGAAGCTCTGCATTCTTTCCGAATCAGGACTCCCGAGCGAAAAAATAAAGCAGGGCCTGGAGAATCATGAAAGCTACACAAAATTCAAGACAAGCGCCCGAAATTATCTTCCCAGGGTCTACGAAGCCTGA
- a CDS encoding plasmid replication, integration and excision activator has translation MAIQGALAVEFGTVFPHGAFALGVEAITDFETKRPQLDKDTGLPLWAVDVIDADPEARGKAKSVKVKIAAEHCPILPDEVPGLPFRPVEFEHMAVMPYVDDNGRRPRVAYSLRARGVKAPGTAAGARRAPAKDAA, from the coding sequence ATGGCTATCCAGGGTGCGTTGGCCGTCGAGTTCGGGACGGTGTTCCCGCACGGTGCGTTCGCGCTGGGGGTGGAGGCGATCACCGACTTCGAGACCAAGCGGCCCCAGCTCGACAAGGACACGGGGCTGCCGCTGTGGGCGGTGGACGTGATCGACGCCGATCCCGAGGCCCGTGGCAAGGCCAAGAGCGTGAAGGTCAAGATCGCCGCCGAGCACTGCCCGATCCTGCCCGACGAGGTCCCGGGCCTGCCGTTCCGGCCGGTGGAGTTCGAGCACATGGCCGTCATGCCCTACGTGGACGACAACGGCCGCCGCCCCCGGGTCGCCTACTCGCTGCGCGCCCGTGGGGTGAAGGCTCCCGGCACCGCTGCGGGCGCTCGTCGTGCCCCGGCCAAGGACGCCGCCTGA
- a CDS encoding replication initiator — MPTPTGKSTRAERLAQPLAREVAEQVAADHGVCIRPVSLRRTDIATGRTEVIDVPCGSTLESRCPACAKRKRSLRRTQCEEGWHLDTEPVIQPDPPTDAQRAWVEQRAMVTAERDRLAATGAASAEDLAALDAAICDLDEEITASGLRGSVTRSTDTATAKPRRVRSTKRRQDAPDLPKRPMTRKTVGRAYTDPASGRVFRPSLFITLTLDSYGRVRSDGTPVDFSTYDYRRAARDALHFSKLVDRFVQNLRRVAGFDVQYFAAVEPQRRLAPHLHMATRGTLPRAELRQIAAATYHQVWWPNADTVRFDGDHLPEWDASAGTFLDPATGELLPTWDEALDALDENPDAQPHHVVRFGRQVDAKGVVAGSADADRCVRYLAKYLTKDIADCHASETTRQEQHVDRLLEALRFEPCSPRCANWLRYGVQPDEAKPGMRPGFCRSKAHRREHLGYAGRRVLVSRKWSGKTLADHKADRLAWVLNALGVTTGDDGQDDGDNPRPAPLTVASGSYAWELARPTDPDVAPRERRLLRAVGESLKRRAQLAAALDPEHSATPEQEAA, encoded by the coding sequence ATGCCGACGCCTACCGGTAAGTCCACCCGGGCCGAACGCCTCGCGCAACCCCTGGCCCGTGAGGTGGCCGAACAGGTCGCCGCCGACCACGGCGTGTGCATCCGCCCCGTGTCCCTACGACGTACCGACATCGCCACGGGCCGGACCGAGGTCATCGACGTCCCCTGCGGGTCCACCCTGGAATCCCGCTGCCCCGCCTGCGCCAAGCGCAAGCGGTCGCTGCGGCGGACCCAGTGCGAAGAGGGCTGGCACCTGGACACCGAACCCGTGATCCAGCCCGACCCGCCCACCGACGCCCAACGGGCCTGGGTGGAACAGCGGGCCATGGTGACGGCCGAACGCGACCGGCTCGCCGCCACGGGGGCGGCCTCGGCGGAGGACCTGGCCGCGCTAGACGCCGCCATCTGTGATCTGGACGAGGAGATCACCGCCTCCGGGCTCCGGGGCTCAGTCACCCGGTCAACCGACACCGCCACGGCCAAGCCACGTCGGGTGCGCTCCACCAAGCGCCGCCAGGATGCCCCGGACCTGCCCAAGCGGCCCATGACAAGGAAGACGGTCGGAAGGGCCTACACCGATCCCGCCTCTGGCAGGGTGTTTCGGCCGTCGCTGTTCATCACCCTGACCCTCGACTCCTACGGGCGGGTCCGCTCTGACGGCACCCCGGTGGACTTCTCCACCTACGACTACCGGCGCGCGGCCCGGGACGCCCTGCACTTCTCCAAGCTCGTGGACCGGTTCGTGCAGAACCTCCGACGGGTCGCCGGGTTCGACGTCCAGTACTTCGCCGCCGTCGAACCCCAACGCCGTCTCGCTCCACACCTGCACATGGCCACCCGGGGAACCCTCCCCCGGGCCGAGCTGCGCCAGATCGCCGCCGCCACCTACCACCAGGTCTGGTGGCCCAACGCCGATACGGTCCGCTTCGACGGCGACCACCTTCCCGAATGGGACGCCTCTGCGGGAACCTTCCTCGACCCGGCCACGGGCGAACTGCTCCCCACGTGGGACGAAGCGTTGGACGCCTTGGACGAGAACCCCGACGCCCAGCCCCATCACGTGGTGCGCTTCGGCCGACAGGTGGATGCCAAAGGGGTTGTGGCTGGCTCCGCTGACGCCGACCGGTGCGTGCGCTACCTGGCGAAGTACCTGACCAAGGACATCGCGGACTGCCACGCCTCCGAGACCACCCGCCAGGAACAGCACGTGGACCGGCTCTTGGAGGCGCTGCGCTTCGAGCCGTGTTCGCCCCGGTGTGCGAACTGGCTGCGCTACGGGGTCCAGCCCGACGAGGCCAAGCCGGGTATGCGCCCGGGGTTCTGCCGCTCCAAGGCCCACCGGCGCGAGCACCTGGGCTACGCGGGCCGGCGCGTCCTGGTCTCGCGCAAGTGGTCCGGCAAGACCCTCGCCGACCACAAAGCCGACCGCCTCGCCTGGGTCCTGAACGCACTCGGCGTGACCACCGGCGATGACGGCCAAGATGACGGGGACAACCCGCGCCCCGCCCCACTGACGGTCGCCTCCGGCTCCTACGCCTGGGAACTCGCCCGCCCCACCGACCCCGACGTCGCCCCCCGCGAACGCCGGCTGCTCCGAGCGGTCGGTGAATCGCTCAAGCGCCGGGCACAGCTCGCCGCCGCCCTGGACCCCGAACATTCGGCAACTCCCGAACAGGAAGCAGCGTGA